TTCCTCTTAACCCCGATCGCCTCTCCTTACTCCAACTTCGATGGATCGAGAAAACATTCATTTGATCTCGACGAATAGTAGGGAAACTTTCCGAAGGGCACTTGGATCAATTATAAGTTTTACGAGTGCGTTGCTTCGGAGAAATGATACAAGTTACTCCATTTGATTCGAACTTTCAGATTATCCATTTTATAACATTCGCTCCTTCCATTTAATCTTCATATTTCTGGCTCGGCTAGTTTAACGATCAGTTGCCCAAGGTGTTCTTCCATCGAATGGAACGTCGTGACGTCTCATTTAGGTTCGAGTTAAGGTAAAATACCCCCGtgccctttttttattttaacccTCTATCGACCCACGCGCTTCCCTGAAACTGTTTGCGCATTATTCCAGTAGACTTTGTAACATCTGCGATTCGTTGTGGAGAAAATAGTCGATAAAAAGCTGTATCAAAGCATAGTGGCAAATACGCGCGATGTAACATCGACGCAAGAATATTACGCATCCGCGTCTAGGTTGCGCGTCGTTCCTAAATTTATCGAGAAGCCCGATAGCCACAAAGTGGGCCACGCTCTCGGTAGTAGCCGATGACCACGTAGATACTATATCATTAGGAACGGTCTCGCGACCTTACGTGTAAATATATTTAAGCAGTCATGTGTCCGAACACACGGCACACAGAAAGCGTGACGTAAAGTTACGTGCGTCAACATTCTGTCCGACACTAAATATAGGTGATTCCAGTCGACGCTAGCATCGTGTTTCGTTTTCTTGACGGAACTGCTAAAATCGACGTTCTTTACGGCGCTCCACCTTGTCCCTACCAGTTCTTGATCATCGTGATTCAACGTCGAACGGCGCACATTGTGTCCGTGATTCGCGTTTCATATGTATCGCGCGCATAATTCGAATTCCACGTTCTGGCGGCATCGAAACGCGACGAACTCCTATTCGCGGAATAAACGTTCGAAGTTTTTCAAAGGCGATGGAATTTTTAGTTTTACGTCGATTAATTTCTACCTGTTTGACGTTTCGTTACATTTGTTTTCCTTTACCGTTTTAACCTTACGCTATTAATTGATCAACGTTTCAACACTGCAACGAAAAGCGTATGAGAACTTCAATAATCGCTCGATTAAATACAGCGTGTTAGAGGATAAAGATAAAGGTATCTTTGtctttctcgtcttttttttttatgttgAACGTGCAACGGACggtagtgagattttccacgacGAAGCCTCGTTACCTAATGTACGCTCGGCGCACGATGCGCGTCCGCTTCCAACTACGTGACTGTGTACACGTCGTATATTCCTTGTATACTTGTGACACAGTTCCCCGTGAGCCAACGTGGTTCCGTTTGTCGTGTTATTTCTTTTATCAACTAATTACAAGGCAGGATCATTGGATCCGTGCTAGCGAACGTTTTTAACGAGCTAACTTCCCCTTTGATCGCTCGCCCGATTCTATCCAGCCTGATACAAAGACGATCTTTATCATCAGAATCTGGAATCCGTAAACAGATTCGATCGTCTATCGTTGCTTTAATTTATCCATTCTACTTCGAAATAGGTATATACGTATACCTAGTGGTTCAGGAAAATATTCGAACGCTAATAGgaatcttttatgaatatattacgccTGTTATACGAAAcactgtatatataatatatatatatataaaacagatTTTATGGTAATCTCTAAAGATCTCTATGTATTAGGTCGACCGaaaggtttctttcgttttacaaggaaataatggatgcacaacgtttttcgctttatattattttatccaaTTACGTATGATTACGTGTACCCTCGATAGTCTCAAGCACCCACCATAAATCTCAGGAATTTTCtagttaaggtccttcagaccgaACAAATATCTTTTGACTTGGATTGTTTTCAAAATTTATCGTCTACTCCGAGAAGATACGGGAAATCTGGGTTTTCTCACGTATGATACTCCCCACTGGCAACTTTCCCTCGCGGCGGTCAGCACTCTTCCTCATCCACCAACCTGTTAAATTAACCAATTGACAGCAAAGTCTATTTCCCTAACTTGTCCTTAACGAACCAGCTTATCTCGTGTCCCTAAACCCACCCATCGCAAGTTTTCCTCCGCAGCATCATCTTCACTGAAATTTAGTTGTTGTACATATAAACTTACGTTGCGTACTCTGCACAGTAACCTTGTCTATCAATCAGGATCTTAATCATTTTCATCAACTTATATCTATCTAGTCTACAAGTTGTAGGAATAAACTGTAATTAATAAGCTGTTAACTCGGTGTATATTCAATTCAAccacctctattatcctaaccgaaataggggatcgatcagttcgtggcgtcgattgtctaatcgtaacgggagtTTACGACTGGATCGCGAACGGTCGACACGTCCAtgttgttctatcaagataaaaattgcaacgtttgacggattaggtttcatgtttgtacaaAGAcgcgtctgtaaaagaaagacacttttcggacaacctaatagtatcTGAAAGACTTAGAAATAGTCGCTTCGCGACAAAGCTACATCGGCTATACAGGCGTTTAGAACTCTGATCGAAGAAATAAATCACGCAACTTGGGTTTCTATTATCGCTCGCTTATCCAATCGCATCGCTCGTGGGTGTTGCGTTCGATTCTAAAAATCTACGTTACCGATAGTCGTAAGCCGTTTCGATCGCGTTAACAACCGATTAATCAACTCCTAAGCAACTCGATTAAAAACCTTCCTGTAGTCCTTTTCTACTTTCTATCGTTCTTATAGGTTCGAAGAGTTGTCTGTAAAAGTGAACGCCGCGTTTAAGAAGCAGCTTGGCTGAACGCGCGTAAGTGCCAGCTGAACTTTCCGACGCCCCTACTTTTATGGACAGGATAGAGTTCGTTTGCGTATAGCATATTTTACGATGATCCGTATATATTACGTTGTTTGTTGATTAAGCCTGAAATATTCTCTGCCCGACTTCGCACGCTAAATCTTGCATACATCGAAGGATGCGTGAAATTTATCTATTCAGGCTATCGCAAAACCGAGACTCTGACTATCTGAAAAATTCCATTGGTTTCGCGCGTAAGCGTTTCTTAAACAAGTAAAAGCTAAATTTTACGATAGCGCGGAAAATAAGATTTTGATCAAAGGCGGAGAATCGAATTTGTGTAAGACGCAGAGGCCAGGCGTTCGGAGCACGTGTACAACGAGTCTCTTATCAATCCGCATTACGATCCCTTTTGCTTTTCACGTCGACCAGATTCCACGACTGGTCGACTTTACGCGCCACGTCGCGTCGCGTACGTGTCCTCGACATATTTATCGCGCTACAGAAACCACTCGCGACGCTGAGGAAAGAGATGACGCCGATCACTGGAATTCACGATAAGCCTCGTTTCTTACGTCGACAAGGTAATCGGTGAATTACGAGACCTATTATAAAGTTCGTCCATTGCCGAGGTCTTTGATCTCCGGTGATTTCCGGTCTCTCTTGGTCGCTCTTTATCGTACGCTTCTCAAGGACGTATATCTTTGGTAAAATAACGTCTTCAACGGTGCTATTCTCTCGGCCAAGACACAAAGACGTCTTACgctttaatttatttcatcGATGGTTTTACAAGAACTCGACTCGAGATTTATAACGAGATCTTTATTTCACAGACGTGATTTTTAGACGTGTATCGCGGGGATAAAAGAGGTAATGCGAATGGCACGAAGAACGCGAGGTCGCGTTGGAAATAAACCGTGTTACAGGTATCTTCTTGATATTCTCAAAGGATAAAGATTTACAAGGCAAACTTGCCGAGTTTCTTAATGATCGTACGGCGAAATTTCGCGAACATCGCCAAGTGAATGCACCGACTCGCGACCGAAATATCAAACGCGTATACCTGGCTAACGTGCACGCTTCTCTGGagttttcataaattttataattgtcAGGTCACGCGAAGCTGCACGATTTATCGCGATGAATCCCACGATCTAATGTCATCGCCCTGCGGTCTACGTGTGTCTATCGAACGTGCACGCTATGCGCGCTTTTCGCGCGATAAAACCGACAACAAGACGAATGAGAGATTTTTTCGGTCGTTCGAACGATAATAATCGCCGTTTCCCCTGCTATACGTCGTGAATTCCCTATCGAGAGTCGAATCGAACAAAGAATATCTCCTTGTCTCTGTACGAGTAATAGCCCGGTTACTTGCACGTGGATCCGAACAGCGTCGAAATTTCTATCAAAGTCGCAAAATTTCTCGATCGTACGAAACGTTCTACGAAAGAAACCAAAGGAAACGCGAACGCGAGTTCTCCGATTCGAAGATTAAGAGTAACGCAGGTAGATAGCACAGGTGAAAAGAGCGACGGTCGCGAGATTTGCCGAAAGAAAACGACCGTGTTCGACGCTTGTTCTCGCGTCATGGATTTATTTTCACTTCTCGCGCGTCTCTCCACCAAATTGCCCCGCTTGGACGCGGTACCGCGGGGGCGTTTTATGGAATTTTAGAATTTTGCTCCGCCTGATCGGACGTACGTCGACCTTCGGCGCGGTGCCAGCTCGAAACCCGGGAGGATTCGAATCGAATGAATGAAAGTCGTTGCCGTCGATTGATTTTTCGTTACCGTCACCGGTCGGCACGTTTGAAATATTCCCGATGTGTCTACAGACGCCGTTGAATCCTAGCAACCGACCGGTTTCTCGGCCTTTCCAACTCGCAAATGCAAATACGATTTCATCGTGGGATTATTCGAAGCTTTCTCACGAGATACGTTCTAACTCTATTTTTAGCTTCGCATATTTTTCTCCTGCATAGTGATCCTTGTATATTTAAGCGTTTGAAATTAAACGGCCATTCTTGCCAACGGCGGACGAATCTCCTTTACTCGAAAGGAATCTGACTTTTTATCCTGCGCAGGTTGCGGTCGTAAGAAATTCCTGATAGATCGTCGTCGTATTCTcgtcgctctctctctctttcgttctCCGATCGAGATATCGAAACGTCTCACATTCATAGAAATCATATCCAAGATGTACGTGACGACAATTCTCCGTCAAAACAAGCTTtacgctgcgctcgttcgaaaacctTTGTAACGAGGTTTTGCGATGTATCTGTAATCATGATCTCCGCAAGGTTAACGAGTCGAGTTATTTTTGCGATATCGTCGCGACGTTCAGGATTATCGTGGCGGGAATTCAGCGCAGGATCGATAATTCTACGGACGAACGCAAAGTCGCAAGCGACATCCTTATCGACGAAGCGTCACGTGTATTCGATCGCGAGCTATGTAGATTCCTAGAAAAGCCCCTCTTGGTTCGTTCGACAAGGCTTCCAACATCGCGAGCCGCAATTACGTACGAGGCACGGCGTCGTAACCAGCAATGTCCACGGTCGCTGGGAAATACGCTTTTTAGATTTAGGATTCTCTTATTCCCTGTATGGGTTCTCGGAAGCATGAGCGTTACACGCGTAACAAGTAAGTAAACAGATCAGACGAGGTTAGATAATGGTATTAAAGCTTTAACAGGATTATGTGGTAGGACGATCGTATAACGAAGATTTATGGTAATGTTAACGACGAACAACAAATCGACGGGTTAACGCGTACACGCGTTCATCGCGTGTTCGAATTTATCCACCATAAATTTCTCATCGTCCGATTTCACGTAATTCGAACATCGGCTAGAAAGACACTTCGATGCTCGAACGCACAGCAATTTCCATCTTTTGTCTTCGTGCCGCGAGGCTTCGGTCAACGAGGAACGAAATAAAATTCGCACGCAGCGCGAGTCGCGTAATAGGCGGTTCGATCGCAAATAACCAACCGACGGTTTTCCTCTTCTCGTTGTTTTCCCTCCGTCGGTTTCCTATTTCTCGATAGGAGTCGTTCCCGTGGTTTCACGCAGTTTCCTTTAATCCGCAAGAGAAAAACGCTTCGAGCCCAGCTGCGTCGATTTTCACTCTATCGTCCAATAAATTCCCCTGGTCGCTGGTATCTTAAAACAGGATACGAATTTGTATCGGTAGCTAACCTCGGCTCTTCGCTAACCACTTGTTAGTCGAAATTAACTGATACCACGGTCTTCTATATTTGGAGCGAGGGACCTGCACAAACCGAAATTCATTGAACCGTCAAGGTTCAACCAACCACCTCTCTCGAGCGATATCCTCTGGCAAAATTTCCTCTACGTATTTCAAGATCCGCTGTGTATGTATACATTGTGGAAAGAATAATAAACGATGCTCGAGACGATTCGAAGCCGCAGAGGTCTTTATATTTCGGAGATATATCGGATTTTTTACAAACTACTTAAGGTGGTTAAGTTAATTTCAAGTGTTCGCTGGCGCTATGTCGCGCTAACGCAAACTACGATCATACACGACCGTAAGTTACGATTTAGTCGGCTATTTCGAAATATCGTATAGATTGTAAATCTACCTCATAGAAGATGTACAGCGTATCCGTTTAGACCGCGTGCcattgtaaaaatctagttggGTCGCTGCTAATAAACCGAGTTGCTGATAGACCGAGCTTAAGAAATTGATCGGTAATTCGAAATCTTTTCATAATTCTTGCTACGAGCACCATTCTGCGTTATAAAACTTTTACGCTTCTCTGATAATTCAGGAGAGTCGAATCGTTTGAAAAACCTGACGCTATTATACGTATCTCGATATAATCGTTCGCATCGTCGCACACGACGAGCGCCTTTTTCTTAGAGAATATCACGGATAAAGAGTCAAACGTGGTACTCGAGTGAACAGATGGATGGGTCGTTAAGGTTGACGCGTGGGTATCGTCAAAGTATGGCGAAAGAACCGTCGAATATGCGATCGGATAATTGCGATAGGCGCGTGCTTTCAGCCTGACGATGACGACGATAACGGCGAGTGCAGTGAGCCGAGGACCCACCTACTGACCTACACACGTGCAAAGAGAGCGCCACTGCTCGTCCGTGGCTCCCTGCGTGTCTCGGGTTTATTTGCGTTTCATTGTAATCCGAGTTCATTCTCCTTTTGCTCTGTTTCGCGCCCCGTCTCTGGTCGCCTCGCGTGCCAATGAATGGACCACATGTGCAAGCGTGCGTGCGCGCGCGTGCCGATCGCCTTCGCGAGACGATCCGTCATCCGTTTCCGTTTACGATACTCGCTTTACAATTCAAAATAACGATCGCCGCTAAACCGGGTCGAGACTCGCCTCGATTCATCGATGGTCGATCGAGATCCGAAGAGGAGACTTTCAGCGCTTCTCCGATAACCGTCGAATTCAATGTCGACGAGAGCGTTCGTATAATTGGCTCGCTATAATAATACGAAGAATGTTTTTTTGTCGGATAGGTCGGCGCCGAACTCGTTCCTCGGCGCCAATAGCCTTATCTCGCCTTGTTTTCGTTGTTTTATCTACACGAGTTGAGTAACTCGCACGTTATGCCGAGTACACGAGATATTTAGTACGCCGGGGATGGCACTCTAAGGTCAAGTTTCCGCGGATCGATGCTCGCTGTTCCGTCGTTCGTGGAATAACGCGCGGCTAATCGAGCGGGATGCCTCGAACCAGTTAATTTACTCGGATAGGTTAACGCGAACCAAATTTAATCGTTCGCATCGAGTTATCGGCAGACTCGCGACGAGAGAGGCATCGAACGAGACTccatttatttaaacgaaattttAGTCAGCGTCGGATCAAATAAACTTCTACCGCTTGAATTCGTTCGTCTAAACGCGGCCTCCCATTGCGCGAACTCTAATTATACAAACTATTTGTCTTCCGACAAATTACGCGGTAACGAACCGTCGGACCATCTAACGGTCTAGAGCGGCAATTTTCTAATTAACCGCGCTCCATTTTTCAAGCTTTCCAGACAAGCTTCGAAAAGCTGTTGCCACTTCGTTATTGAAACGTAACTCGTGAATGTATCGCGCTGCCTCCCCATATACGTATGTGTGTCGCTGAAAGCCGCACCGAGAGGCGTAACGGGTTGATGCGCGTCACTTACTTTTCAGCTGTTCATTTATAACTGACGGTCGGGTCTATTTTAATCGAATATTCCGTTTGGACCGACTCCCAATCGCGACAGCCCTTAAGAGTGTCAAGCCTGCTCGAGATAAGATTAAACGTGTTTACGAGCGCAATCTTGACCCTTGCACTTCGTTCGCATCTTTTATATGCGTTTCACATCGTTTCTTCTTCAACGCTCTGCTTTGCGTAGGTCCGCGAAATAGTCTCTCATTTGGCACTGGTTTCTGCCCATTATCGGCCTATTACGCGACATTCCGTCTCTCTCTCCGCTTTTTCTAGCAtttccttttccttcctttcGTTTCCTTTCTCTACGTTTTTACGCGCTTGTTCGCGGCGGAAAAAGGCACGGCAAGCGGCTCGATACGGTTCCTTCGACTCGCGCTTTAAACAATAATTTCGCCCTCGCGTGCTTAACAGTCCGGTTCTCTCCTCGTTTCTATCGTTTCGCATCGAACACGTAGCTAGTTTCTCGTCTGCTTTTACCGCGATGCCCCGAACAGATGACACGAGCTATTCGATGGAATCAGATAGCAGACACGACGCGACTACCGTTTCAAACAGAATTTCTAACGTATGTTATACTATGTACAAGTTGTTATAGTCGAAGCGTTTTCAATAAGAGCCTGTTCATTTTGACAAGGGCTTCCTTCCACGCGTGTTAAACGACTGAAGGGAAACGAAAGTTACAGGCAGCTGTGATAGTTCTGTAGGGTTAAGAGTCCGACGAGCGAGTTTATGATTTTCTCCGGAatggaaaagaaaaatagaaactgCGAGACGAACTTTATGTCAGCGACTTTTCGTTATCTTTATGTCGGGGATTCTTCGAGCATATGGTAACAGAGTTGATAATCCGCTGctttttttctaaattttgcTTGCGTTAGAAAAGATAAGAGTTGCGATCGTAACGAGATTTTTTTTACTTATACCACGTTATATTAGGTTTCAGGGTCTTCGTGAATTCGAAGTTTAACGTTTTTACGATTTGTATGTCGCAGGTTCTGCATCTGTGGAACAGAAAAATGGTAACGGTAGCACGAAGAACAACAAAACGAATAACAATGGGGTCGAGGTGAACAGAAACGAGGAACAAAATGGTTCTGGCGAGGTCAAGAGCCAAGCCAAGAAGAAGCCGAACGCACCTGGGAGCGGTCCTCTGTTGCAACAAGCGTACGTTTCCATAGATTCACCTGTATACACTCCAATTTCTGTCGATCGTAACGTCGTTTGATCGTCGCTCCGCCTGTATCGCGTAATACATTATTCGTGTACTCGTTAAATTGTTGCTGCAAACAAAAcaaatatagtatatagtagtagtaataaacaaacaaatataGTATCGCTTTAAAATGACCGCGGAATAACTTGTAATTAATTTTGATCTCTTGCGGATCAATTTTGACGCGTCAAACGAATtaatcatttttcattttcaacttTACAGAGAGATATCCACCAGCCAACTCGACTTCTTCAAGATGCTTGACGAGAAAATCGAGAATGTAAGTTGCTCCTTCCAGAGTCCTAACATTGCGCAACGCTCGAATATACTTTTCGTCGGCTGGTTTTTATGTAAcgtccaaaaaaaaaaaaaaaaaaagagaaaatgtaTGACGCGATGAAAATTTCGACTTAAAAAACGACCAGGATAAGCCTGAAATTACACGGTGTATTCTCTATCGAGTCGATATATATGCATTGGAATCAGGGCACGTAGAGTAAACGTTCCCTTAAGGCTTCGTAGACCTTGCGGTGACCTCGTcgcaataataatattaattcgtGTGCCGCGTTGGTCGATTGGTCAGTCCGTTGAATGTTTTATCGATCGTGGCGTACGAATTTGTTCGATATTTTATCGGCTGTACATTTAATGCTCGTGCGTTTGCCTCGAATTCCTTTTCGCCCACTGGTTGTTCTTGATGATCCTAACGTGATCCTGATTTCTAGAACTGAGACCGATGGTTCTCGTGTAATCGTATCCTGTATAATATTATGCGAGAGCGAACACTTAAATACGTAAAATACTCGATAACGATGTAACAATGTTTTTCTAACGATATTTTCAGGGACCAGACTACGACGAAAGTCTGGACACAACAGCCAGAGCCGAACGAGTGTCGAATCTTCTTCGTCAATGGGAACTAGCAAGCGTATCCTGGTCGAGCGTGTCCGATCTGAACAACGCGTCCCCGTCCGCGATGAAGAACCGTGGCTCAGGGCTGAACGCGTCCCGGCAAAGTCTAAGCGCGAAGGACAGAGAAGGAATGAGGAATATAGTCGGTGGTAGACCGGAGAGCGCACCTATTTACATGAGAAACGCGAATCGCGTAGACGGTCTCCAAGATACTCACTGCCCATCGCCAAGTATGCCGAGGCACGTGTTAGAGTCGATCACCCAGAGTCCGACCCAGAGCTTAAAAAATGTCACGCCGCCTGGATCCTCTCCAACCGGTCTGCGTTATCCCGATAGTTATAAGGAATGCAACGCTAATCAGACAACCGCGAAGTCCGTGAAGGTTCATTACGGTGCTCAGAATCCTGTGAATGGAGAATACGTGACACAACAGGCGCTCTATCGCGAACAGTATTTGCAACAAACCGGGATAATCACGGTACCTTCGCAATATTCGGCCGGTTCGCCTGGCGGTAATGTCCTTAGGAACAATCCATACGTGCAACAATATCAGATCAGCAATCCGCAACACTTCACCACGTCGAGGAAACGAGGCTTCAACGCCGCCCAAATGACGTGACCGGACTGGCAGTACACTACCAGATAAGACTGACACAACACACACACACCTACACAGACACATTTTGCGAATCAAGAGAGAAAACGACGAGCAGGACTCCACGAGGATCTCTCGGGTTCTTCGTCAAGATGACTTTATTCGCGTGAATAGTAGAGGAGAGAGAGCCCGTCGAGGCTGGAGACTGACCAACAGACGGAGAAGATACCACGGATGTTTCTCTGCATGTTCCTAAAGATATCGTACACATTTTTTCGTTGCCATTGGCGGATGTTCAGCAAACAACAACCATCCAACAGACAAAACACGAGTGCAAAATACTTCGGTATTGGCCTAAATCATTCTGCGATCCAttcaaagaagaaaacaaacaaGATATAGCACCGTCTCCGCGTAAAATC
Above is a window of Bombus affinis isolate iyBomAffi1 chromosome 5, iyBomAffi1.2, whole genome shotgun sequence DNA encoding:
- the LOC126916212 gene encoding uncharacterized protein LOC126916212 isoform X1, which produces MGCGQSKIGNIYPKNKKNKNNTGKKNGDSVGSASVEQKNGNGSTKNNKTNNNGVEVNRNEEQNGSGEVKSQAKKKPNAPGSGPLLQQAEISTSQLDFFKMLDEKIENGPDYDESLDTTARAERVSNLLRQWELASVSWSSVSDLNNASPSAMKNRGSGLNASRQSLSAKDREGMRNIVGGRPESAPIYMRNANRVDGLQDTHCPSPSMPRHVLESITQSPTQSLKNVTPPGSSPTGLRYPDSYKECNANQTTAKSVKVHYGAQNPVNGEYVTQQALYREQYLQQTGIITVPSQYSAGSPGGNVLRNNPYVQQYQISNPQHFTTSRKRGFNAAQMT
- the LOC126916212 gene encoding uncharacterized protein LOC126916212 isoform X2 produces the protein MWLKVLRQNISHLARRTKGSASVEQKNGNGSTKNNKTNNNGVEVNRNEEQNGSGEVKSQAKKKPNAPGSGPLLQQAEISTSQLDFFKMLDEKIENGPDYDESLDTTARAERVSNLLRQWELASVSWSSVSDLNNASPSAMKNRGSGLNASRQSLSAKDREGMRNIVGGRPESAPIYMRNANRVDGLQDTHCPSPSMPRHVLESITQSPTQSLKNVTPPGSSPTGLRYPDSYKECNANQTTAKSVKVHYGAQNPVNGEYVTQQALYREQYLQQTGIITVPSQYSAGSPGGNVLRNNPYVQQYQISNPQHFTTSRKRGFNAAQMT